From Dermochelys coriacea isolate rDerCor1 chromosome 9, rDerCor1.pri.v4, whole genome shotgun sequence, one genomic window encodes:
- the LRRC15 gene encoding leucine-rich repeat-containing protein 15 isoform X2 codes for MVQLPILCRREGGVRKGPMELTGWVPLLVGIQILRLALGQCPEECQCSKSAQVECSGPGIMQLPSPIPANAMSLQIINTRIAELGDAPFGNVSMLIALRIEKNNLSQISPRAFQGLAALRYLSLSSNKLQELPVELFQTLGKLESLLLSGNQILHIHPSHFAQLSNLKELQLHGNNLHSLPEGVFDRLPSLTKLNLAKNSITALPAKALWRLMRLQVLRLYENQLREIPVGAFDRLRELQELGLHQNQIRRLSAGLFTHNGQLQKLFLSNNVIAALPQGVFLHLPELSKLTLHGNAVRDIAPGAFGPMPKLRELWLYDNQLTTLPDFVFSNLTQLQLLILSRNQIHTISTFAFQGLSELLELSLHTNALRTVDGALLQGLPKLQNISLQNNRLCILPGDLFQNTTGLLSLQLQNNSLENLPAGLLDPLAQLHHVKLHDNPWRCDASILALKNWLRVNQLKMGDSLPVCALPLLVRGAPVVSFDEGHSSPVIPSGAPTYRPNPTSFGHPETSPYAHPSNQAPEKVPLTPFSPSLANQPDAGTESGSLTRPSAIPGVAQEKGLWGLTRTQSGVVVAVITLGCLAVLCTLVGLVAYSCRKRSQVVLMRRKGQNKA; via the exons ATGGTTCAGCTGCCCATCCTGTGCAGGAGAGAAGGGGGTGTGCGGAAGG GCCCCATGGAGCTGACAGGCTGGGTCCCGCTGCTCGTGGGGATTCAAATCCTTCGCTTGGCGCTTGGTCAGTGTCCTGAAGAATGTCAGTGCTCCAAATCCGCCCAAGTGGAGTGCTCAGGACCAGGGATCATGCAacttcccagccccatccctgcgAATGCCATGAGCCTGCAGATAATCAACACCCGCATCGCTGAGCTGGGTGACGCTCCCTTTGGCAACGTCTCCATGCTGATTGCGCTGAGAATTGAGAAGAACAACCTGTCTCAGATCAGCCCCAGAGCCTTTCAGGGCCTGGCTGCCCTGCGCTACCTCAGCCTGTCCAGCAATAAGCTGCAAGAGCTGCCCGTGGAGCTCTTCCAAACCTTGGGGAAACTAGAATCGCTGCTGCTGTCGGGCAACCAGATCCTGCACATTCACCCCTCCCACTTTGCCCAGCTCAGCAACCTCAAAGAGCTGCAGCTGCATGGAAACAACCTGCATTCCCTCCCGGAGGGGGTGTTCGACCGGCTGCCCAGCCTGACCAAGCTCAACCTGGCCAAGAACAGCATCACTGCCCTTCCGGCCAAGGCCTTGTGGAGGCTGATGAGGCTGCAGGTGCTCAGGCTATATGAGAACCAGCTCCGTGAGATCCCTGTGGGCGCCTTCGACAGGCTCCGGGAGCTGCAGGAGTTGGGGCTGCACCAGAACCAGATCAGGCGCCTCTCGGCCGGGCTCTTCACACACAACGGCCAGTTGCAGAAGCTCTTCCTGTCCAACAACGTCATAGCAGCTCTGCCCCAGGGGGTCTTCCTGCATCTGCCCGAGCTCTCCAAGCTGACGCTCCATGGGAACGCGGTGCGAGACATCGCCCCTGGGGCGTTTGGGCCCATGCCCAAGCTGAGGGAGCTGTGGCTCTACGATAACCAGCTCACCACCCTGCCAGACTTTGTCTTCAGCAACCTCACCCAACTGCAGCTGCTGATTCTGAGCAGGAACCAGATCCACACCATCTCCACCTTCGCCTTCCAGGGCCTGAGCGAGCTCCTGGAGCTGTCCCTGCACACCAATGCTCTGCGCACCGTGGACGGAGCGCTCTTGCAGGGCCTGCCCAAGCTGCAAAACATCTCCCTGCAGAACAACAGGCTGTGCATCCTACCGGGGGACCTGTTCCAGAACACCACTGGGCTGCTGAGCCTCCAGCTGCAGAACAACTCCCTGGAGAACCTCCCCGCCGGCCTCCTGGATCCTCTGGCCCAGCTGCACCACGTGAAGCTGCACGACAACCCCTGGCGTTGTGACGCCAGCATCCTGGCGCTGAAGAACTGGCTCCGAGTCAATCAATTAAAGATGGGGGACAGCCTGCCCGTGTGTGCCCTGCCGCTCCTCGTTAGGGGTGCCCCAGTCGTATCGTTTGATGAGGGGCACTCCTCCCCAGTGATTCCTTCTGGGGCCCCGACATACAGGCCAAACCCCACCTCCTTCGGTCACCCAGAAACATCACCCTATGCCCATCCGTCCAACCAGGCTCCAGAGAAAGTGCCACTAACTCCCTTCAGCCCCTCGCTGGCCAACCAGCCAGACGCAGGGACGGAGAGTGGGTCCCTAACCAGGCCATCAGCTATCCCTGGCGTTGCCCAGGAGAAGGGGCTGTGGGGCCTGACTCGCACTCAGAGCGGGGTGGTGGTGGCTGTCATCACGCTGGGCTGCCTGGCGGTGCTCTGCACGCTGGTGGGGCTGGTAGCGTacagctgcaggaagaggagCCAAGTGGTCCTGATGcggaggaaggggcagaacaaAGCGTAG
- the LRRC15 gene encoding leucine-rich repeat-containing protein 15 isoform X1 — protein sequence MSRNSPCQECTAPGGSCPGRQQSCSPMELTGWVPLLVGIQILRLALGQCPEECQCSKSAQVECSGPGIMQLPSPIPANAMSLQIINTRIAELGDAPFGNVSMLIALRIEKNNLSQISPRAFQGLAALRYLSLSSNKLQELPVELFQTLGKLESLLLSGNQILHIHPSHFAQLSNLKELQLHGNNLHSLPEGVFDRLPSLTKLNLAKNSITALPAKALWRLMRLQVLRLYENQLREIPVGAFDRLRELQELGLHQNQIRRLSAGLFTHNGQLQKLFLSNNVIAALPQGVFLHLPELSKLTLHGNAVRDIAPGAFGPMPKLRELWLYDNQLTTLPDFVFSNLTQLQLLILSRNQIHTISTFAFQGLSELLELSLHTNALRTVDGALLQGLPKLQNISLQNNRLCILPGDLFQNTTGLLSLQLQNNSLENLPAGLLDPLAQLHHVKLHDNPWRCDASILALKNWLRVNQLKMGDSLPVCALPLLVRGAPVVSFDEGHSSPVIPSGAPTYRPNPTSFGHPETSPYAHPSNQAPEKVPLTPFSPSLANQPDAGTESGSLTRPSAIPGVAQEKGLWGLTRTQSGVVVAVITLGCLAVLCTLVGLVAYSCRKRSQVVLMRRKGQNKA from the exons ATGAGTCGCAACTCGCCCTGCCAGGAGTGCACAGCGCCTGGAGGTTCCTGTCCCGGCAGGCAGCAGAGCTGCA GCCCCATGGAGCTGACAGGCTGGGTCCCGCTGCTCGTGGGGATTCAAATCCTTCGCTTGGCGCTTGGTCAGTGTCCTGAAGAATGTCAGTGCTCCAAATCCGCCCAAGTGGAGTGCTCAGGACCAGGGATCATGCAacttcccagccccatccctgcgAATGCCATGAGCCTGCAGATAATCAACACCCGCATCGCTGAGCTGGGTGACGCTCCCTTTGGCAACGTCTCCATGCTGATTGCGCTGAGAATTGAGAAGAACAACCTGTCTCAGATCAGCCCCAGAGCCTTTCAGGGCCTGGCTGCCCTGCGCTACCTCAGCCTGTCCAGCAATAAGCTGCAAGAGCTGCCCGTGGAGCTCTTCCAAACCTTGGGGAAACTAGAATCGCTGCTGCTGTCGGGCAACCAGATCCTGCACATTCACCCCTCCCACTTTGCCCAGCTCAGCAACCTCAAAGAGCTGCAGCTGCATGGAAACAACCTGCATTCCCTCCCGGAGGGGGTGTTCGACCGGCTGCCCAGCCTGACCAAGCTCAACCTGGCCAAGAACAGCATCACTGCCCTTCCGGCCAAGGCCTTGTGGAGGCTGATGAGGCTGCAGGTGCTCAGGCTATATGAGAACCAGCTCCGTGAGATCCCTGTGGGCGCCTTCGACAGGCTCCGGGAGCTGCAGGAGTTGGGGCTGCACCAGAACCAGATCAGGCGCCTCTCGGCCGGGCTCTTCACACACAACGGCCAGTTGCAGAAGCTCTTCCTGTCCAACAACGTCATAGCAGCTCTGCCCCAGGGGGTCTTCCTGCATCTGCCCGAGCTCTCCAAGCTGACGCTCCATGGGAACGCGGTGCGAGACATCGCCCCTGGGGCGTTTGGGCCCATGCCCAAGCTGAGGGAGCTGTGGCTCTACGATAACCAGCTCACCACCCTGCCAGACTTTGTCTTCAGCAACCTCACCCAACTGCAGCTGCTGATTCTGAGCAGGAACCAGATCCACACCATCTCCACCTTCGCCTTCCAGGGCCTGAGCGAGCTCCTGGAGCTGTCCCTGCACACCAATGCTCTGCGCACCGTGGACGGAGCGCTCTTGCAGGGCCTGCCCAAGCTGCAAAACATCTCCCTGCAGAACAACAGGCTGTGCATCCTACCGGGGGACCTGTTCCAGAACACCACTGGGCTGCTGAGCCTCCAGCTGCAGAACAACTCCCTGGAGAACCTCCCCGCCGGCCTCCTGGATCCTCTGGCCCAGCTGCACCACGTGAAGCTGCACGACAACCCCTGGCGTTGTGACGCCAGCATCCTGGCGCTGAAGAACTGGCTCCGAGTCAATCAATTAAAGATGGGGGACAGCCTGCCCGTGTGTGCCCTGCCGCTCCTCGTTAGGGGTGCCCCAGTCGTATCGTTTGATGAGGGGCACTCCTCCCCAGTGATTCCTTCTGGGGCCCCGACATACAGGCCAAACCCCACCTCCTTCGGTCACCCAGAAACATCACCCTATGCCCATCCGTCCAACCAGGCTCCAGAGAAAGTGCCACTAACTCCCTTCAGCCCCTCGCTGGCCAACCAGCCAGACGCAGGGACGGAGAGTGGGTCCCTAACCAGGCCATCAGCTATCCCTGGCGTTGCCCAGGAGAAGGGGCTGTGGGGCCTGACTCGCACTCAGAGCGGGGTGGTGGTGGCTGTCATCACGCTGGGCTGCCTGGCGGTGCTCTGCACGCTGGTGGGGCTGGTAGCGTacagctgcaggaagaggagCCAAGTGGTCCTGATGcggaggaaggggcagaacaaAGCGTAG
- the LRRC15 gene encoding leucine-rich repeat-containing protein 15 isoform X3, which yields MELTGWVPLLVGIQILRLALGQCPEECQCSKSAQVECSGPGIMQLPSPIPANAMSLQIINTRIAELGDAPFGNVSMLIALRIEKNNLSQISPRAFQGLAALRYLSLSSNKLQELPVELFQTLGKLESLLLSGNQILHIHPSHFAQLSNLKELQLHGNNLHSLPEGVFDRLPSLTKLNLAKNSITALPAKALWRLMRLQVLRLYENQLREIPVGAFDRLRELQELGLHQNQIRRLSAGLFTHNGQLQKLFLSNNVIAALPQGVFLHLPELSKLTLHGNAVRDIAPGAFGPMPKLRELWLYDNQLTTLPDFVFSNLTQLQLLILSRNQIHTISTFAFQGLSELLELSLHTNALRTVDGALLQGLPKLQNISLQNNRLCILPGDLFQNTTGLLSLQLQNNSLENLPAGLLDPLAQLHHVKLHDNPWRCDASILALKNWLRVNQLKMGDSLPVCALPLLVRGAPVVSFDEGHSSPVIPSGAPTYRPNPTSFGHPETSPYAHPSNQAPEKVPLTPFSPSLANQPDAGTESGSLTRPSAIPGVAQEKGLWGLTRTQSGVVVAVITLGCLAVLCTLVGLVAYSCRKRSQVVLMRRKGQNKA from the coding sequence ATGGAGCTGACAGGCTGGGTCCCGCTGCTCGTGGGGATTCAAATCCTTCGCTTGGCGCTTGGTCAGTGTCCTGAAGAATGTCAGTGCTCCAAATCCGCCCAAGTGGAGTGCTCAGGACCAGGGATCATGCAacttcccagccccatccctgcgAATGCCATGAGCCTGCAGATAATCAACACCCGCATCGCTGAGCTGGGTGACGCTCCCTTTGGCAACGTCTCCATGCTGATTGCGCTGAGAATTGAGAAGAACAACCTGTCTCAGATCAGCCCCAGAGCCTTTCAGGGCCTGGCTGCCCTGCGCTACCTCAGCCTGTCCAGCAATAAGCTGCAAGAGCTGCCCGTGGAGCTCTTCCAAACCTTGGGGAAACTAGAATCGCTGCTGCTGTCGGGCAACCAGATCCTGCACATTCACCCCTCCCACTTTGCCCAGCTCAGCAACCTCAAAGAGCTGCAGCTGCATGGAAACAACCTGCATTCCCTCCCGGAGGGGGTGTTCGACCGGCTGCCCAGCCTGACCAAGCTCAACCTGGCCAAGAACAGCATCACTGCCCTTCCGGCCAAGGCCTTGTGGAGGCTGATGAGGCTGCAGGTGCTCAGGCTATATGAGAACCAGCTCCGTGAGATCCCTGTGGGCGCCTTCGACAGGCTCCGGGAGCTGCAGGAGTTGGGGCTGCACCAGAACCAGATCAGGCGCCTCTCGGCCGGGCTCTTCACACACAACGGCCAGTTGCAGAAGCTCTTCCTGTCCAACAACGTCATAGCAGCTCTGCCCCAGGGGGTCTTCCTGCATCTGCCCGAGCTCTCCAAGCTGACGCTCCATGGGAACGCGGTGCGAGACATCGCCCCTGGGGCGTTTGGGCCCATGCCCAAGCTGAGGGAGCTGTGGCTCTACGATAACCAGCTCACCACCCTGCCAGACTTTGTCTTCAGCAACCTCACCCAACTGCAGCTGCTGATTCTGAGCAGGAACCAGATCCACACCATCTCCACCTTCGCCTTCCAGGGCCTGAGCGAGCTCCTGGAGCTGTCCCTGCACACCAATGCTCTGCGCACCGTGGACGGAGCGCTCTTGCAGGGCCTGCCCAAGCTGCAAAACATCTCCCTGCAGAACAACAGGCTGTGCATCCTACCGGGGGACCTGTTCCAGAACACCACTGGGCTGCTGAGCCTCCAGCTGCAGAACAACTCCCTGGAGAACCTCCCCGCCGGCCTCCTGGATCCTCTGGCCCAGCTGCACCACGTGAAGCTGCACGACAACCCCTGGCGTTGTGACGCCAGCATCCTGGCGCTGAAGAACTGGCTCCGAGTCAATCAATTAAAGATGGGGGACAGCCTGCCCGTGTGTGCCCTGCCGCTCCTCGTTAGGGGTGCCCCAGTCGTATCGTTTGATGAGGGGCACTCCTCCCCAGTGATTCCTTCTGGGGCCCCGACATACAGGCCAAACCCCACCTCCTTCGGTCACCCAGAAACATCACCCTATGCCCATCCGTCCAACCAGGCTCCAGAGAAAGTGCCACTAACTCCCTTCAGCCCCTCGCTGGCCAACCAGCCAGACGCAGGGACGGAGAGTGGGTCCCTAACCAGGCCATCAGCTATCCCTGGCGTTGCCCAGGAGAAGGGGCTGTGGGGCCTGACTCGCACTCAGAGCGGGGTGGTGGTGGCTGTCATCACGCTGGGCTGCCTGGCGGTGCTCTGCACGCTGGTGGGGCTGGTAGCGTacagctgcaggaagaggagCCAAGTGGTCCTGATGcggaggaaggggcagaacaaAGCGTAG
- the CPN2 gene encoding carboxypeptidase N subunit 2 isoform X1 has protein sequence MTEVTENNTFCTVAALGIQPASDTCTRTPPYRTTSSGASPSCEEMEESRPLPGLVPRMMLPRLLLLCLQGLLLGRFTQACPPPCQCYDRTKVFCSGEEIWDIPEGLPGNATQLFFVETSLTTIWSRPFSNHSSLARLVFLNNPSLSLEAGAFGEWSSLTELEVSGSNLSALSSEAFASLLELRKLSLTFSALRALEPGLFNCTPSLEVLHLQGNQIEALPPKAFSPLRELRVLDLSHNPMAQVPDRLFDPLARLQVLKLSNISLARLPFGIFRPLRSLQELSLDRNALVDLPLRAFSGLTHLQRLQLQHNTLTSLRPCIFSCLPNLDFLNLEGNRLSVLPAGLLQGTPKLSQLFAASNRLETIPEGIFSNLFQVQTIVLSHNRLTHVPAGAFRDLSSLTTLQLDHNNLTTLAGETFHNLTSLEVLDLTGNRLQALPEGIFDFNDYLLSVAMKDNPWACDCRLAFLASWIRKWSAPLNSQTFCASPDHLKGWALPALPQEQLVCLAAPGQADSSLSPGEAETDRAPCTYSDPEGTVQLTCDTATCHRLTVHLPPQGASTGRGLAYDSDWVLNSSCGTVRVSVAIRAEPGGTAREEEAVSHNPRSEP, from the exons ATGACAGAAGTAACTGAAAACAATACGTTTTGTACAGTAGCAGCTCTGGGCATCCAGCCAGCCAGTGACACCTGTACAAGAACTCCCCCTTACCGTACAACTTCCTCAG GGGCAAGTCCCTCCTGCGAGGAAATGGAGGAATCACGCCCGCTGCCTGGCTTGGTTCCACG GATGATGCTTCCCAGACTCCTGCTGCTGTGTCTCCAGGGCCTGCTGCTGGGCAGGTTTACCCAGGCCTGCCCGCCCCCCTGCCAGTGCTATGACAGAACAAAGGTcttctgctctggggaggagatcTGGGACATCCCCGAGGGGCTGCCAGGCAATGCCACTCAGCTCTTCTTTGTGGAGACCTCCCTCACCACTATCTGGAGCAGGCCTTTCAGCAACCACAGCAGCCTCGCCAGGCTAGTTTTCCTTAACAACCCGAGCCTGTCCCTGGAAGCGGGTGCCTTTGGGGAGTGGTCCAGTCTCACCGAGCTCGAGGTCTCAGGCAGCAATTTGTCAGCCCTGAGCAGCGAGGCCTTTGCCAGCCTGCTGGAGCTGCGCAAACTCTCCCTCACCTTCAGCGCCCTCCGAgccctggagcctgggctcttcAACTGCACGCCCAGCCTGGAAGTGCTTCACTTGCAAGGGAACCAGATAGAAGCCCTGCCCCCCAAGGCCTTTTCCCCACtgagggagctgagggtgctcgaCCTGTCTCACAACCCCATGGCCCAGGTGCCCGACAGGCTGTTCGACCCGCTCGCCCGGCTCCAAGTGCTGAAACTGAGCAACATCAGCCTCGCCCGCCTCCCATTCGGCATCTTCCGGCCCCTGAGAAGCCTCCAAGAGCTCTCCCTGGATAGGAACGCGCTGGTGGATCTGCCCCTGAGAGCCTTCTCCGGGCTCACCCACCTGCAGAGGCTGCAGCTCCAGCACAACACCCTCACCAGCCTGCGCCCCTGCATCTTCTCCTGCCTGCCGAACCTGGACTTTCTAAACCTGGAGGGCAACCGCCTCTCTGTGCTCCCCGCTGGCCTGCTCCAGGGCACGCCTAAGCTGAGCCAGCTCTTCGCCGCCTCCAACCGGCTTGAGACCATCCCTGAGGGGATCTTCAGCAACCTGTTCCAGGTGCAGACCATCGTGCTCTCACACAACCGGCTCACTCACGTGCCCGCTGGGGCCTTCAGAGACCTCTCCAGCCTCACCACGCTGCAGCTGGACCACAACAACCTCACCACCCTGGCCGGGGAAACCTTTCACAACCTCACCAGCCTGGAGGTGCTGGACCTGACTGGGAACCGCCTGCAGGCGCTGCCCGAAGGGATCTTTGACTTCAATGACTACCTGCTCAGCGTGGCCATGAAGGACAACCCTTGGGCGTGCGACTGTCGGCTGGCCTTTCTCGCCAGCTGGATCCGGAAGTGGTCTGCGCCCCTGAACTCTCAGACCTTCTGCGCAAGCCCTGACCACTTAAAGGGATGGGCGCTCCCAGCTTTACCTCAAGAGCAACTGGTGTGtctggctgctccaggccaggCAGACTCCTCCTTGTCCCCGGGAGAGGCAGAGACAGACCGGGCCCCGTGCACCTACAGTGATCCCGAAGGCACCGTTCAGCTCACCTGTGACACAGCCACATGCCACCGGTTAACTGTTCATCTCCCTCCACAAGGGGCCTCTACTG
- the CPN2 gene encoding carboxypeptidase N subunit 2 isoform X2, which produces MSLSVNMLLFEGASPSCEEMEESRPLPGLVPRMMLPRLLLLCLQGLLLGRFTQACPPPCQCYDRTKVFCSGEEIWDIPEGLPGNATQLFFVETSLTTIWSRPFSNHSSLARLVFLNNPSLSLEAGAFGEWSSLTELEVSGSNLSALSSEAFASLLELRKLSLTFSALRALEPGLFNCTPSLEVLHLQGNQIEALPPKAFSPLRELRVLDLSHNPMAQVPDRLFDPLARLQVLKLSNISLARLPFGIFRPLRSLQELSLDRNALVDLPLRAFSGLTHLQRLQLQHNTLTSLRPCIFSCLPNLDFLNLEGNRLSVLPAGLLQGTPKLSQLFAASNRLETIPEGIFSNLFQVQTIVLSHNRLTHVPAGAFRDLSSLTTLQLDHNNLTTLAGETFHNLTSLEVLDLTGNRLQALPEGIFDFNDYLLSVAMKDNPWACDCRLAFLASWIRKWSAPLNSQTFCASPDHLKGWALPALPQEQLVCLAAPGQADSSLSPGEAETDRAPCTYSDPEGTVQLTCDTATCHRLTVHLPPQGASTGRGLAYDSDWVLNSSCGTVRVSVAIRAEPGGTAREEEAVSHNPRSEP; this is translated from the exons ATGTCCCTTTCAGTAAACATGTTGCTATTTGAAGGGGCAAGTCCCTCCTGCGAGGAAATGGAGGAATCACGCCCGCTGCCTGGCTTGGTTCCACG GATGATGCTTCCCAGACTCCTGCTGCTGTGTCTCCAGGGCCTGCTGCTGGGCAGGTTTACCCAGGCCTGCCCGCCCCCCTGCCAGTGCTATGACAGAACAAAGGTcttctgctctggggaggagatcTGGGACATCCCCGAGGGGCTGCCAGGCAATGCCACTCAGCTCTTCTTTGTGGAGACCTCCCTCACCACTATCTGGAGCAGGCCTTTCAGCAACCACAGCAGCCTCGCCAGGCTAGTTTTCCTTAACAACCCGAGCCTGTCCCTGGAAGCGGGTGCCTTTGGGGAGTGGTCCAGTCTCACCGAGCTCGAGGTCTCAGGCAGCAATTTGTCAGCCCTGAGCAGCGAGGCCTTTGCCAGCCTGCTGGAGCTGCGCAAACTCTCCCTCACCTTCAGCGCCCTCCGAgccctggagcctgggctcttcAACTGCACGCCCAGCCTGGAAGTGCTTCACTTGCAAGGGAACCAGATAGAAGCCCTGCCCCCCAAGGCCTTTTCCCCACtgagggagctgagggtgctcgaCCTGTCTCACAACCCCATGGCCCAGGTGCCCGACAGGCTGTTCGACCCGCTCGCCCGGCTCCAAGTGCTGAAACTGAGCAACATCAGCCTCGCCCGCCTCCCATTCGGCATCTTCCGGCCCCTGAGAAGCCTCCAAGAGCTCTCCCTGGATAGGAACGCGCTGGTGGATCTGCCCCTGAGAGCCTTCTCCGGGCTCACCCACCTGCAGAGGCTGCAGCTCCAGCACAACACCCTCACCAGCCTGCGCCCCTGCATCTTCTCCTGCCTGCCGAACCTGGACTTTCTAAACCTGGAGGGCAACCGCCTCTCTGTGCTCCCCGCTGGCCTGCTCCAGGGCACGCCTAAGCTGAGCCAGCTCTTCGCCGCCTCCAACCGGCTTGAGACCATCCCTGAGGGGATCTTCAGCAACCTGTTCCAGGTGCAGACCATCGTGCTCTCACACAACCGGCTCACTCACGTGCCCGCTGGGGCCTTCAGAGACCTCTCCAGCCTCACCACGCTGCAGCTGGACCACAACAACCTCACCACCCTGGCCGGGGAAACCTTTCACAACCTCACCAGCCTGGAGGTGCTGGACCTGACTGGGAACCGCCTGCAGGCGCTGCCCGAAGGGATCTTTGACTTCAATGACTACCTGCTCAGCGTGGCCATGAAGGACAACCCTTGGGCGTGCGACTGTCGGCTGGCCTTTCTCGCCAGCTGGATCCGGAAGTGGTCTGCGCCCCTGAACTCTCAGACCTTCTGCGCAAGCCCTGACCACTTAAAGGGATGGGCGCTCCCAGCTTTACCTCAAGAGCAACTGGTGTGtctggctgctccaggccaggCAGACTCCTCCTTGTCCCCGGGAGAGGCAGAGACAGACCGGGCCCCGTGCACCTACAGTGATCCCGAAGGCACCGTTCAGCTCACCTGTGACACAGCCACATGCCACCGGTTAACTGTTCATCTCCCTCCACAAGGGGCCTCTACTG
- the CPN2 gene encoding carboxypeptidase N subunit 2 isoform X3: MMLPRLLLLCLQGLLLGRFTQACPPPCQCYDRTKVFCSGEEIWDIPEGLPGNATQLFFVETSLTTIWSRPFSNHSSLARLVFLNNPSLSLEAGAFGEWSSLTELEVSGSNLSALSSEAFASLLELRKLSLTFSALRALEPGLFNCTPSLEVLHLQGNQIEALPPKAFSPLRELRVLDLSHNPMAQVPDRLFDPLARLQVLKLSNISLARLPFGIFRPLRSLQELSLDRNALVDLPLRAFSGLTHLQRLQLQHNTLTSLRPCIFSCLPNLDFLNLEGNRLSVLPAGLLQGTPKLSQLFAASNRLETIPEGIFSNLFQVQTIVLSHNRLTHVPAGAFRDLSSLTTLQLDHNNLTTLAGETFHNLTSLEVLDLTGNRLQALPEGIFDFNDYLLSVAMKDNPWACDCRLAFLASWIRKWSAPLNSQTFCASPDHLKGWALPALPQEQLVCLAAPGQADSSLSPGEAETDRAPCTYSDPEGTVQLTCDTATCHRLTVHLPPQGASTGRGLAYDSDWVLNSSCGTVRVSVAIRAEPGGTAREEEAVSHNPRSEP; this comes from the coding sequence ATGATGCTTCCCAGACTCCTGCTGCTGTGTCTCCAGGGCCTGCTGCTGGGCAGGTTTACCCAGGCCTGCCCGCCCCCCTGCCAGTGCTATGACAGAACAAAGGTcttctgctctggggaggagatcTGGGACATCCCCGAGGGGCTGCCAGGCAATGCCACTCAGCTCTTCTTTGTGGAGACCTCCCTCACCACTATCTGGAGCAGGCCTTTCAGCAACCACAGCAGCCTCGCCAGGCTAGTTTTCCTTAACAACCCGAGCCTGTCCCTGGAAGCGGGTGCCTTTGGGGAGTGGTCCAGTCTCACCGAGCTCGAGGTCTCAGGCAGCAATTTGTCAGCCCTGAGCAGCGAGGCCTTTGCCAGCCTGCTGGAGCTGCGCAAACTCTCCCTCACCTTCAGCGCCCTCCGAgccctggagcctgggctcttcAACTGCACGCCCAGCCTGGAAGTGCTTCACTTGCAAGGGAACCAGATAGAAGCCCTGCCCCCCAAGGCCTTTTCCCCACtgagggagctgagggtgctcgaCCTGTCTCACAACCCCATGGCCCAGGTGCCCGACAGGCTGTTCGACCCGCTCGCCCGGCTCCAAGTGCTGAAACTGAGCAACATCAGCCTCGCCCGCCTCCCATTCGGCATCTTCCGGCCCCTGAGAAGCCTCCAAGAGCTCTCCCTGGATAGGAACGCGCTGGTGGATCTGCCCCTGAGAGCCTTCTCCGGGCTCACCCACCTGCAGAGGCTGCAGCTCCAGCACAACACCCTCACCAGCCTGCGCCCCTGCATCTTCTCCTGCCTGCCGAACCTGGACTTTCTAAACCTGGAGGGCAACCGCCTCTCTGTGCTCCCCGCTGGCCTGCTCCAGGGCACGCCTAAGCTGAGCCAGCTCTTCGCCGCCTCCAACCGGCTTGAGACCATCCCTGAGGGGATCTTCAGCAACCTGTTCCAGGTGCAGACCATCGTGCTCTCACACAACCGGCTCACTCACGTGCCCGCTGGGGCCTTCAGAGACCTCTCCAGCCTCACCACGCTGCAGCTGGACCACAACAACCTCACCACCCTGGCCGGGGAAACCTTTCACAACCTCACCAGCCTGGAGGTGCTGGACCTGACTGGGAACCGCCTGCAGGCGCTGCCCGAAGGGATCTTTGACTTCAATGACTACCTGCTCAGCGTGGCCATGAAGGACAACCCTTGGGCGTGCGACTGTCGGCTGGCCTTTCTCGCCAGCTGGATCCGGAAGTGGTCTGCGCCCCTGAACTCTCAGACCTTCTGCGCAAGCCCTGACCACTTAAAGGGATGGGCGCTCCCAGCTTTACCTCAAGAGCAACTGGTGTGtctggctgctccaggccaggCAGACTCCTCCTTGTCCCCGGGAGAGGCAGAGACAGACCGGGCCCCGTGCACCTACAGTGATCCCGAAGGCACCGTTCAGCTCACCTGTGACACAGCCACATGCCACCGGTTAACTGTTCATCTCCCTCCACAAGGGGCCTCTACTG